One Formosa agariphila KMM 3901 genomic window, CCCACTCTAAAATATCTGTTGTAGTAACCGAACGCCAACCTACTAATGGTTTTTCTGGGCGTTTTATGGCTACGCCTTGTTCTTCCCATGTAAACCCGTCGGTAGAAGTAGCATACCAGATTTCAGCTAAATCCCAGTCTGCAGAAGGAATGGTATCATTACTTTTTTGAGCACCTTGAGGAGGTGTTGGTGTATTGCGATAGGTGTACCACATGTAGTATTTACCGTTATGTAATATTACTTTTGAAGGGTCGCGTCTAGATATAGTACCGTCATAATTATTATAATCAAACCCTTTTAGCTCGGTATATTTAAACTGACTGAACAGCTCGTTGTCTTGCGGTTGCGGTCCTTGATAGTTGTTATAAATACGCTCCATGGCAGCACTTAGTGGTCTGTTTGGTTTTTCTTTTGGCAGTATAAACGGGAAAGCGCCTTGTGTTTCTTTATCTGAAGCCACTTGAGTTTCTTTTGTATTTTGTTGACAAGCCATCAGAAATACCGCACCCATGATGGTTAAAAGTTTTAGTTTCATAGTTTTATCTTTAATTATTCTATAATTATCTCGTTTATGTCCCAAGTTTCGTTATAAGTGTTTACGGCGGTCTGAACCGTTAATTGCATCAACTTTTTTTTATATTTTTGAATATAGATAACGGAATGATATAGGTTTTTAACCTCATGTCCGTTTTCAACACCAAGTTATACTTCCAAATTAATAAGGTCGGAGCTATCCGCCTTTAAGATGTCTTAATCTGATATAAACTTTAAAATTACATGTCTTTACTTATTAATATTTTTTATTGATATTAATGTTTTAGACTGTATTAAAACAACAGCTTTAATTACTTTTCATTAACTCTTCTATAGTCCAATACGACTCTCTGTTTTCAACTTCTTTTCTAACTTTTTCCATATTTTGCCATGGACCTACAGCACTAGCATCATTTAAATGCAAACGTATATAGGTTAAAATATCGGCCATCCATTGGTTATCTTGTTCTTTCATTCCTACCATAACACCAGAATATTCTTTACCATCGATAGGACCTGTTAAACCATTCATTAATATTTTTAAAGGAATTTCATGATTTTTTGCATTTACTCTTGGAGAACCAACTAATGTTGGTGCTAAACCTTCAATTCCTTTACCATCCATGCCGTGACAAGCAGAACATACATTTTTAAAAATTTGATACCCACTAAGTATTCTTCCTCTCACAGACGCATGTTCTAAAACGTATTGTTTTTTTAGTTTTTCAACTTCTAAAGGAACCTCCTCTATGTTTTGTTTTGCCATAGCGGTAATCACCTCATTGTTTTGATTTGAATCCATTAGAGCTTGTGCAATTTGCTTTGCCTCTTTAGTTTTACTTGATCGAAGCGTCAAAATAAGCTGTTCTTTCACCTCGACAACCGGATCATTTTGCAAGCTTTTAACCGCAGCAAACACCTCAGCGTTTTTGTCTTTTATATAGCGATCACTAATTCTTAAAGCTGCCATTCTAACTCGAGCATCCTCATCCTGCATCGCTTTAATAACCAGACCTGTATCTAAAGCATCCATACCTTCTAAAGTCCATAAACTATGTAACCTACCCAAAGCATAATCTGTAGACGTAAATAAAGCCCCCAAATGAGGAGTGCCGCCAGTAACCTTACCAACTAAGATTGGGATGCTTGCTTTATCGTTTCTTAGAACCAATAATTTTTGTGCATTTATACGATACCAACCATTAGGATGCGCTAAATAATCAATTAACTCATCCGAAGATTTCTCTAACAAAGGTTCCATTTTTGTGGGTTTCATTTCTTTATGGACAATTCTATAAATCCTCCCTTTTCCAATATTTCTATCCAATTTTTTTCGTTCCACTACCGGACGTAAAAAACTACCTTTTCGTACCCATGTACCTTCTTGAATAATACCACGATACATATCCACCACATACAAACATCCATCCGGTCCGGTTTTAGTTTCCACTGGTCTAAAGTTAGCATCCGTTGAGGCTAAAAACTCGGTTTGTGGGTATGCGTTTCTTAAAACTGTTTTCCCGTTAATATGCTCTACCTTGGCTCTTCTAACTAATCTACCAACCGGTTCTGGAATAAATAAATCCCCATAGGCAGGTAATTGATCTCCCAAAAATATGGACTGCCCACAACTTGCTGTAAAGTGATTTAAAGTACCATCTTCCCGTAGTCTAAATTCTCCTCCTTGCACATCTGGTGTTCCAATAATTGGCCAAACTGCCTCGAAACCTTCTTCCCATTTACCAGGCATTTCTAAATTACCATAAACAGGATGTTGTTGATACCCTAAAGCAGGGACTTCTCCTCCCGCACTTGAATAAAATAATTGCCCATTTTCATCTTCTGTCAATCCCCATTGGCCGTTTGGTGCATCACTAAGCGTATCTATTTCCATTTCTCGCTTTGTAAAACGATACCGTAGTGACTTGCTAGAAACATATAACCAGTTATCTATACTCCAAAGCATACTAGCCGACTGATGTTCTAGATTAGCATTATCTCTTTTTGGTTCTTCTAATATTAGTTCTTTAACATCGGCTATATTGTCTCCATTGGTATCTTTATAGCTATACAAACTCCTATTATACGTTTCCCCTACAATAACGCGATTATCTAACGGTAATAGAATACGTGGTAAAATAAGACTATCTATAAATACTGTACTTTTGTCCATTTTACCATCTCCATCTAGATCTTCTAATACAGAAACTCTACTCCATGGCTCATTTTGATTTGTACCATCAATATCTTGCATATAGGTTAACATTTCTGCAACATAAAGCTTCCCATTTGGACCCCATGCAATCGTTACGGGTTCATTAATCATAGGTTCACTCGCAACCAACTCAATATCATACCCCTCTGGAAGATGCATAGTTTCCATACTCTCTTCTGGAGATAAAAAATTAATAGCAGGATCTTTTACAATTTCTGGTTTTGTATAAATATTGTCTGTGTATTCTTTTTTCTCATTACACCCCAAAAGTGCTATTCCTAAAAAAAATATTGCATAAGTTTTAATGAAATTCATAAATGTAAATTATTGTGTTAGTATGTTTATTTTGAACTTTATTATTCTTTTTGATTTAGTTATTAATTTCTTTCATAAAAGCAGTTATCTTATAGACTCTTTACATGGAACATTTGTGTATTTTGATTTATAATCATTTATTTACACAACAATCTTAGCCCTCAATTCCTTGATTATATGTTAAAATGACATTAGGAGCTTTTTTTACTTGTGCGTATATGAATAAATAAGCGAGGATGAATACCCTAACTATTTTATTACTGTTAAACTTCATCATTTTATTAATCATTTACATTCACAAATTAAATTTGTAACAGAGCACTGCAGTAAGACTATATATATTTATTATTAGAATTTGGTTATACATCTATCATTCTTACCTAATAGAAAATAGCAAATTCTATAAATATTTTAAAAATCACATACAGCCTCTATAATAAATTGTCTATTGAATAATGGTTTTAGTCAATAACTAAAAGTTTCTCTTTTGCCGCTGCTTCATCCAACTTTTTTCTTAAATCTTCATAAAAATTTAAACGAGCTTTTTGGTAAGCTCCAGCTGGCAAATATTTGTTAGGTTCGTTTTTTGCATTCCAATCGTTCCATAATTTGGCCATCTTTTTCTGAAGTTCTGGTTTTTCATTTAAAATGTTTATATTTTCAAAGGGATCTTTTACCATATCAACTAACATACGCCCGCCTCCATTTTTATCACCTCTACTCATATATTTTGCTTCTGGTGTTCTTACTGCCCAATCTTTACCACTATACCCTCTCCAATATAAGGCTTAGTGTGGTGCCGTTTTATTATCACCTTTTATATAAGGTATTAAATTAACCCCTTCTAATTTATGCCCAGAAGTATCTCCATTACCCAGAGCGACAATTGTTGCAGTAATATCCAATGATGAAACAGGTAAATTATAACTTGTGCCTCCTTTAAATCCTTTTGGCCAATAAGCTATAAAAGGTACATGATTACCACCTTCAAGCATAGACCCTTTTCCTCCTCTATATGGACTATTGTCGCCCCAATCTTGATGTTCGTTTCGCGGTTTCGATTCTTGCCTCTTATTATCAACAATACCTCCATTATCTGAAATAAAAAATATTAAAGTATTCTCCAATTTACCAGATTCTTCTAAAGCCTTAATTACCATACCAATTCCTTGGTCCATAGCATCGACCATAGCTGCATAAATCCTACGTTCTTTATGCTCAATATTTGAATATTTATTAATAAGTTCTTTAGGTGCTTCTAAAGGAGAGTGAGGAGCATTGTATGCAAGATATAAACAAAATGGTTCTTTGCTATCTTTTATAAAATTTGCGGCATCTTTACTTAAAGCTGTTGTTAGGTATTCATTAAATTCAGCTGTATTATTATTTCTTTTCAAAGGCATAAAGCCACCTTCATTAGCAGAATAATGCGGTTTATTAGATGTACCAATCGTTAACGGAATCGTAGTGTTCACATTTTTAGGCCAATAGATATGTCCGCCAGATAAAAACCCATAAAAATAATCGAACCCTCTATTATTGGGGTGAAAGTTATAAGCCCCTCCTAAATGCCATTTTCCAATAATACCGGTGCGATACCCTGCAGTTTTAAGTCTTGTTCCAAAGGTTTTTTCTGTAGTTGGCAATCCATTATACGCATCGAAATAAGAATTTGTTAAGTTTATTTCTAACCCAAATCTCGCTTGATATCGTCCAGTGATTAATCCTGCTCGAGAAGGCCCACAATACGGATGCGTAACATAACCGTTTGTAAATTTTACACCGTTATTAGCTAGTTGATCTAAATTTGGTGTTTCAATATCTTTACAACCATTAAAACCAAGATCTGCATAGCCTAAATCATCTGCAACAATAACTAAAAAATTAGGTTTTTCTTGAGCCTGTGTTATGTTAAGAAATAACATAAAAATTAATAAAACAAACGTATATTTTTCAGAATTCATGTGTTGTTTTTTTATTTTATTTAATCTTGCATCCATCCTTCTGCATAGCCATTCAGATAAGTAATAAACCAACCTGAACCCCAGCCTGCACTCCACAATACATTTTTATTGTAAGGATCTGGTTTTACATCTACCATTTTATTTGGTTGCCCTAAACCTTTATTAATTTTTGTCCAGCTTTCTGCGCCATCTTTAGAAAGGTAAATTCCCGGATTCTTAAATTCATTTGCGATATGCCTTGCCTGACCAGCAACACTAATTACAATGAGATCTTCATCTATTGGAGACGTTTCGACTTGCCAAACAAAAGGTGCTTTAAAAATTTTATCCCAAGATTCTCCATCGTTTTTACTTCTCCTTACACCTCCTTCTTCATAAGTACCTGTTCGTCTTCCCGTAGCGATATAGATGTTATGGCTATTCCTATCTATAAACACATTATTTACTGCCTTTATTTCTGATGGAATTTTCATTTTTTCCCAAAAACTTCCTTTGTTAGTTGATTTGTATAACCCTCCGGAATTATCATTTAAAGCTGCATAAATTGTACTCGGGTTTTTAGGATCTAATTTTATTCTTCGTACACTTGCTTTCGGATGAAAACCTTTATTACTTAATTCCCAAGTATAACCTCCATCAAAAGAACGATAAAACCCTAATCCCCCTTTGGTTAAATCTGCTATACCATTTCCTACTTCTGCAATTGGGTTTCTAACCGTACAGAAATACATGTTTTTAGGATTTTTAGGATCTATAGTCAATGAATATTGTGTTACGAGACCTCTATACGACGGATTGTCTGCTTCTAAAATAGTTGCAATATTCTCCCAAATTTTACCTCCATCTTTGGTTCTCCGTAATTTCCCTCTATGTTCTTGCCTCCAAGATAATGAGTAAATGATGTTAGGATCTTTAGGATGTACAGCAATAGTAGATGTTGAATGTTGCCCATGCATTCCGCTGTGATCATGAACCTGACCATCAATTTGCTCTACAGCAACTGCTTGCCTGTCTGGCCAATCCCCTAAGCCTGTTGTTTGCCACAAACCATGCTCACCACTAGCTAACAATCGTCTTCCTTTAATTCCAGTTTCGTGTAACATGTATCTCCCTGGTAAATCACTATCTCCTCTACCAATCCATTTATTACTTCCCGGAGCTGTTTCAAAATCATCTATTTGATGCCAAGAATCTCCATGATCTGTACTTCTTAGGGTTTGTTGATCAATTCCCATAAAGACATCACCATTAACATTTATAGCTAACATACGGTTTCCTGAACGCTCAGACTCATTATCCATATAAGTTTGTAGATGAGCAAATTCTACGTTTGCTCCTATAGGATTATTTCTACCAGTCCAATATGCTGTGTCTTTTTTGCTGTTCCAATAGGTACCTTGACGTGTACAAGCAATCCATGTTTTACCCCCATCAGAAGTTTTCCAAGCATCGCCTGCCCCAAACGACTTGTCATGTTTTTTATTGAAAACCACATAGATTTCATTTTTATCTATAGGATTCACCACCAAACGGTTAAACACAGGTAAGGTCTCTTGAGGTAATTCGTTTAAAGTAGTCTTAATATTAGTTTTAGTTTTACCAAACCAATAGCCAATGGTATTGTAGTATCTGTCAATCTCAGCAGAAAAGGAGATTTCGTTTAAATCGAAGAATAAGTTTCCTGTTATATTAGACCAAGATTTTCCGCCATCGGTACTTTTATAGATACCTCCTTTAGCAGTAGTGGTTTTCCCTTTATTGTCATACACGGTTTGTTCAACTAAATACAATACAAACTCACCTGTTTTCTCATTATAATAGGAGGTTAAATCACGTGGTAAATTATTAGGTAACCCTTGGTGACTTGCTTTCCAATCTTTTCCTTCGTTACTGCTCGTAAACACGCCATAATTAGTAGCTATAATTATGTTTTTAGTATTTCTTGGATCGTAAATAATTCTACCTACATCTAAATCTTTAGAAATATCTGTTGCAATCTTTGTCCAAGATTTACCACCATCGGTTGTTTTTAAAACATAGCCATAACTTGCCCTAGGATGCATATTTCCATGCGGCTTAGCCAAGCTTCTATGATTCTCTTTTACGTTCCAAAAATCGCCTGCACCAATCAACCATTCTTTATGGTTTTTAGGATTAATGGCAATTTTTGTATGTGCATTACTTACATGTTTTCCTTGAGTTCTAGGAATATTATAAATTTCTTGCCAAGTTCTCCCTCTGTCGTTTGAAGAATACACTCCTCCTGCGCGTTCAATAGCGACTCCAAAATCTGGATTTTGCACAGAGAAAGCGATGTCATGTACTCGTTCCATATCCAAACCATCGCCGTCAGAATCTTTAATGGTTTGCCACGATTTTCCATTATCCCATGTTCCATAACTAACATGCATATCTGGCCCCATAAACATGACATTTGTATCTGTAGGATGACACCAAAATTCTTCATTATACCCCGACATTCCTGGTCCAAAATTTTTCCAAATTACAGAAGGATCAGAAATTATGCGTTCTGTTTTTATCGTTTCAAAAAACTGTTGCTGACTTTTTGTTTGTTGAGCACATGCTAAAAGTGGCACAAAAAAAGCTAGGCCTATACTGGATAAAAATCTTTTCATTTATATGAAAACTATATTTTTACTCAAAACTACTTAAGTTAATTCCATAGTAATCATACATATGTTTTTTCTAGTAGAACAAATGTGTTATTACCCTAACAATTCTATCTAAATCTAGACTAGAGTGGCTTGATATTCTAAAATGAAGTATCTACTTTTATTTATCGAAAGTCGAAAGTCAACTCTATTTATATTGGATTGTCATCATTTCCAAAATAGTTTTCTGAATTTCCATATGGCCCCATGTGATCTCCTGTTTGGAATTTAGTTCCAATAGCTGGGATATTTTTAAGCCTTATTTTTTTTGGTAATACCTCACGTAATCAACTTTCATACTCGTTCCATCAATTTCATCGGTAACTCTTCCATGCCATTTTATGATGGCTAAACTTAGAAAGATGGGAGCTTCACTGAAACAAAAATCATTCTTTGTTCTTCTTAATTCTTTCCCATCAAAGTAAAACACCAATTCATCTTCATTCCACTCTAAACCATAGGTATGATATTCTTCTGAAAAATCATTGTCTTTGCTTGCATCTAAAACAGAAATATCGCTCCATTCACCATCTTTAAAATATTGTACTTTATAATTGTTTACTAAACTGTGCCACGTTTTGTTCTCATCTCTCCAGCCATTTGTAAACTGAATACAACCTACTCTTATGAATTGATCCCAAGTAAACTCCACCCATTTTTCACCTTCATCTTGAGTACTCCAAGATGTAAAAGGATTTCCATCTACTAAATTGTTTTCTGATGCGTTTCCTTTATACGACCCACTTGAAGTAATGCTTACATTTTTAGCTCTTGCATAGTTAACCAGACCAGCAATATCTGTATCTGCTGTTTCCGACAATACGGTTGGATATTCTCCGGATTCATTAACGCCGTAAACTCTAAATTCCCCCAGATTAAACCTCGAATTATGTTTAGATGTCAAACGTATTTTTTTAGTTTCAACAGGAATTTCTAATTGAATAGAATAATCTGGTTTGGTACCAAAAAAGAACATTTCATTATAACTCGGGTGTGTTTTTTTACCATTAGGTAAAACGGTAAAATCTGACCAATTGTGGATATTCGTACTAACCTCATTCGGGTAATGTCCTTCATTAATATCTATTTCAAAACGTTTACCTTCTGAAGGCTCGCCTCCTTTTGTCATTAACCAAAAAGAATTATTTGTAGCACCTGCGCCAGCATATTTATAACGACTTTCAAAATATCCGTACTTA contains:
- a CDS encoding DUF7133 domain-containing protein, which produces MNFIKTYAIFFLGIALLGCNEKKEYTDNIYTKPEIVKDPAINFLSPEESMETMHLPEGYDIELVASEPMINEPVTIAWGPNGKLYVAEMLTYMQDIDGTNQNEPWSRVSVLEDLDGDGKMDKSTVFIDSLILPRILLPLDNRVIVGETYNRSLYSYKDTNGDNIADVKELILEEPKRDNANLEHQSASMLWSIDNWLYVSSKSLRYRFTKREMEIDTLSDAPNGQWGLTEDENGQLFYSSAGGEVPALGYQQHPVYGNLEMPGKWEEGFEAVWPIIGTPDVQGGEFRLREDGTLNHFTASCGQSIFLGDQLPAYGDLFIPEPVGRLVRRAKVEHINGKTVLRNAYPQTEFLASTDANFRPVETKTGPDGCLYVVDMYRGIIQEGTWVRKGSFLRPVVERKKLDRNIGKGRIYRIVHKEMKPTKMEPLLEKSSDELIDYLAHPNGWYRINAQKLLVLRNDKASIPILVGKVTGGTPHLGALFTSTDYALGRLHSLWTLEGMDALDTGLVIKAMQDEDARVRMAALRISDRYIKDKNAEVFAAVKSLQNDPVVEVKEQLILTLRSSKTKEAKQIAQALMDSNQNNEVITAMAKQNIEEVPLEVEKLKKQYVLEHASVRGRILSGYQIFKNVCSACHGMDGKGIEGLAPTLVGSPRVNAKNHEIPLKILMNGLTGPIDGKEYSGVMVGMKEQDNQWMADILTYIRLHLNDASAVGPWQNMEKVRKEVENRESYWTIEELMKSN
- a CDS encoding sulfatase-like hydrolase/transferase, with translation MNSEKYTFVLLIFMLFLNITQAQEKPNFLVIVADDLGYADLGFNGCKDIETPNLDQLANNGVKFTNGYVTHPYCGPSRAGLITGRYQARFGLEINLTNSYFDAYNGLPTTEKTFGTRLKTAGYRTGIIGKWHLGGAYNFHPNNRGFDYFYGFLSGGHIYWPKNVNTTIPLTIGTSNKPHYSANEGGFMPLKRNNNTAEFNEYLTTALSKDAANFIKDSKEPFCLYLAYNAPHSPLEAPKELINKYSNIEHKERRIYAAMVDAMDQGIGMVIKALEESGKLENTLIFFISDNGGIVDNKRQESKPRNEHQDWGDNSPYRGGKGSMLEGGNHVPFIAYWPKGFKGGTSYNLPVSSLDITATIVALGNGDTSGHKLEGVNLIPYIKGDNKTAPH
- a CDS encoding WD40/YVTN/BNR-like repeat-containing protein, which gives rise to MKRFLSSIGLAFFVPLLACAQQTKSQQQFFETIKTERIISDPSVIWKNFGPGMSGYNEEFWCHPTDTNVMFMGPDMHVSYGTWDNGKSWQTIKDSDGDGLDMERVHDIAFSVQNPDFGVAIERAGGVYSSNDRGRTWQEIYNIPRTQGKHVSNAHTKIAINPKNHKEWLIGAGDFWNVKENHRSLAKPHGNMHPRASYGYVLKTTDGGKSWTKIATDISKDLDVGRIIYDPRNTKNIIIATNYGVFTSSNEGKDWKASHQGLPNNLPRDLTSYYNEKTGEFVLYLVEQTVYDNKGKTTTAKGGIYKSTDGGKSWSNITGNLFFDLNEISFSAEIDRYYNTIGYWFGKTKTNIKTTLNELPQETLPVFNRLVVNPIDKNEIYVVFNKKHDKSFGAGDAWKTSDGGKTWIACTRQGTYWNSKKDTAYWTGRNNPIGANVEFAHLQTYMDNESERSGNRMLAINVNGDVFMGIDQQTLRSTDHGDSWHQIDDFETAPGSNKWIGRGDSDLPGRYMLHETGIKGRRLLASGEHGLWQTTGLGDWPDRQAVAVEQIDGQVHDHSGMHGQHSTSTIAVHPKDPNIIYSLSWRQEHRGKLRRTKDGGKIWENIATILEADNPSYRGLVTQYSLTIDPKNPKNMYFCTVRNPIAEVGNGIADLTKGGLGFYRSFDGGYTWELSNKGFHPKASVRRIKLDPKNPSTIYAALNDNSGGLYKSTNKGSFWEKMKIPSEIKAVNNVFIDRNSHNIYIATGRRTGTYEEGGVRRSKNDGESWDKIFKAPFVWQVETSPIDEDLIVISVAGQARHIANEFKNPGIYLSKDGAESWTKINKGLGQPNKMVDVKPDPYNKNVLWSAGWGSGWFITYLNGYAEGWMQD
- a CDS encoding family 16 glycosylhydrolase encodes the protein MKKLIVAITFILSGSNFFAQESKNKFDYTKWELKWEDDFNYKDSQLDESWESQNGPNNHILCSRWRENVVVKDGVLHLENRKEKRGGQDWTSGSIWTRKQFKYGYFESRYKYAGAGATNNSFWLMTKGGEPSEGKRFEIDINEGHYPNEVSTNIHNWSDFTVLPNGKKTHPSYNEMFFFGTKPDYSIQLEIPVETKKIRLTSKHNSRFNLGEFRVYGVNESGEYPTVLSETADTDIAGLVNYARAKNVSITSSGSYKGNASENNLVDGNPFTSWSTQDEGEKWVEFTWDQFIRVGCIQFTNGWRDENKTWHSLVNNYKVQYFKDGEWSDISVLDASKDNDFSEEYHTYGLEWNEDELVFYFDGKELRRTKNDFCFSEAPIFLSLAIIKWHGRVTDEIDGTSMKVDYVRYYQKK